Below is a window of Garra rufa chromosome 24, GarRuf1.0, whole genome shotgun sequence DNA.
tttaaacctaaattgaggcactgacaaatgacggtcattgcgacatggCAAAGAGATGGTGCTAGGGagccatgtgttttttttttttttttttttttaggtttaacattagattaacagctcggaTTATACGCTACTTTGACATGAGACATAGAAGACCGGAAATGCTAAAAATTTAGTCAGGCGTGACTTCCGCGGTCAGAAAAAAGGTCTACAAGacaatcctataagacaattcctaatacagtcctttaggaatggttccaaaatatgattatTAAAGCCTTCCTCAAAACCGCCAATGTTGGTAGTAGAAACGAGCAAGTAACTGatgtgtgcaaattaaatccatacacactgatgttaaaatgctaagTGTCCTTTTATATGCTTCAACCAAAAAAcagtgcacttcctgtgagatctctCTTCAATTCATGACcttcaaatgtgaagttcttacactgTAGTCCATTTGTCCATAGTCCATATTTCAAGTTGACacggtaaagtgtaccatggacaaaacacattgctttaaaatgtgaattagattTTCATTGTAGAAGCCCTGTATAGGATTCCATTTGAAACCCTTAATAAGGCTTCTTTTGATTATGAATCTTCATGTGCTTGCCAAGGCTtactttttgaatgaaactctttccacactgttggcacgtgtaaggcttctctccagtgtgaactctcatgtgtctgttaaggtatcctttttgagtgaaactctttccacacagtttgcatgtagaaggcttctctccagtgtgaattcccatgtgtctgttaaggcatcctttacgagtgaaactttttccacactgtttgcatgtagaaggcttctctccagtgtgaattcccatgtgtctgttaaggcatcctttacgagtgaaactttttccacactgtttgcacgtgtaaggcttctctccagtgtgaattctcatgtgtgtgttaaggtTTTCTTCacgagcgaaactctttccacactgtttgcacgtgtaaggcttctctccagtgtgaattctcatgtgtatgttaaggttttctttacgagcgaaactctttccacactgttcgcacg
It encodes the following:
- the LOC141300248 gene encoding uncharacterized protein, with product METQVFSDWSAIRALELAGYLKQSANTSKQKRAQNTGTRSNFTCFQCGHSFTRKENLNRHTRVHTGEKPYTCKQCGKSFSQKGNLNIHMRVHTGEKPYTWRKCGKSFCRKLKLKNHMCIHTLESLFNCQQCGENFTRKESLNQHMRIHTGEKPYTCEQCGKSFARKENLNIHMRIHTGEKPYTCKQCGKSFAREENLNTHMRIHTGEKPYTCKQCGKSFTRKGCLNRHMGIHTGEKPSTCKQCGKSFTRKGCLNRHMGIHTGEKPSTCKLCGKSFTQKGYLNRHMRVHTGEKPYTCQQCGKSFIQKVSLGKHMKIHNQKKPY